A stretch of the Rhizobium sullae genome encodes the following:
- the nuoH gene encoding NADH-quinone oxidoreductase subunit NuoH, which translates to MELIVALGLIVFKVAFLIAILLLLPLPLTWLERKIAGHIQQRMGPMRVGWHGLLQPVADGIKLLTKEDHIPAEADRFLFKLAPILALVPPFVVFVAIPFGETVSVFGAEISLYVSDMNVALLFVFAVIGIEVYGVIFGGWAANSKYAVLGSLRTCAQMISYEIPMGFAVIGVVMLAQSMSLLEIVRAQADVWNIVYQPIGFFVFFVAGLAEAQRIPFDLSEAEGDLGAGFHTEYSGIRFAFFMISEYAIVLLVSVLVVILFFGGWNGVLIPLPPLLWFVLKVSFFVYLFIWFRFTFPRYRYDQLMAIGWKVLLPLSMANIIITGIAFF; encoded by the coding sequence ATGGAACTTATCGTCGCCCTCGGCCTGATCGTCTTCAAGGTCGCGTTTCTAATCGCGATCTTGCTGCTGTTGCCCTTGCCGCTGACCTGGCTGGAACGCAAAATCGCCGGGCATATTCAGCAGCGGATGGGGCCGATGCGCGTGGGGTGGCACGGGTTGCTGCAGCCGGTGGCGGACGGAATCAAGCTCTTAACGAAAGAGGACCACATCCCGGCTGAGGCCGACCGCTTTCTGTTCAAGCTGGCCCCAATCCTGGCACTCGTACCACCCTTTGTGGTGTTCGTCGCGATCCCCTTCGGCGAAACCGTATCGGTCTTCGGTGCCGAGATCTCGCTCTACGTCTCCGACATGAATGTGGCGCTGCTTTTCGTGTTCGCGGTGATTGGGATCGAGGTCTATGGCGTCATCTTCGGCGGCTGGGCCGCTAACAGCAAATACGCTGTCTTGGGCAGCCTCAGGACCTGCGCGCAGATGATCAGCTACGAGATCCCGATGGGGTTCGCTGTCATCGGCGTCGTCATGCTGGCGCAATCCATGAGCCTGCTCGAGATCGTGCGGGCACAGGCCGATGTCTGGAACATCGTTTACCAACCGATCGGCTTCTTCGTGTTCTTCGTCGCCGGACTGGCCGAAGCCCAGCGCATTCCCTTCGACCTTTCGGAAGCCGAAGGTGATCTGGGGGCCGGATTCCATACCGAATACAGCGGTATCCGCTTTGCGTTTTTCATGATCAGCGAATATGCCATCGTGTTGCTGGTGTCTGTCCTGGTGGTGATCCTGTTCTTCGGCGGCTGGAACGGCGTACTGATCCCCTTGCCACCGCTCCTCTGGTTTGTGCTCAAGGTCTCGTTCTTCGTCTACTTGTTTATCTGGTTCCGCTTCACTTTCCCCCGCTACCGCTACGACCAACTGATGGCGATCGGATGGAAAGTCTTGCTTCCTTTGTCGATGGCGAACATAATCATAACCGGAATTGCTTTCTTTTAG